AACGCGTCGTGCGACTGAGAAATTCTCAGGATCCGCATGGGGGGCGCAATCAGCTGACCTGTGGACCGAGTGGGTTCCATGCGTGGCCGGGCAATGTACTTCGAGCGCAATGTATTTCAGGTGCCCTCGGCCGCACCGTCGCCATGGGCTACGGAGCTATCTCCTGTTGAGTTGCTGCGGGCAATAATATTTCGCCGCGATCGCCAAGAACGACGTCGCATGCTCGTTGGTGAGTCCGGGATTCTGGCTCTTCAATTCGTCCATCATCTGGGGCCCCAGTTCGCCGTTCCCCATCGACACGCATACGGCCTTGGCGAACTTTATCGCTCCGTCCGGGGTCGAATACGTGATGCCCGCGCTACGCAGGGACGCAAGGAAACCGGCCTCGTCGCCGCCGGTTGTCCCCGGTTCACCGTGCGCGAGCGAAGCCAGGCCGACGGCAGCCGAAACGCCGACGCCCAGCGCCAGCAGCAGTCTCATGATCCTGATTGTCGCATGCCGGGGCGCCACGCGCAGCGCCGGATATAAGGGCGCAGACATGTTGTGCAACAACGCATTTAGGGCCTAGGCCGGTCGGCGCGTCACGTTTTGGAGAGTTGCTGGGGGCAGTAGAACTTCGCGGAAAGCAGGGCGAAATTGGATGCCATCTCCATATCCATGCCGGGGTTGTGGGTCTTCACGTCGTGGACGACCTCCAGGCCGGATTCGCCGTTGTTCAAACACGAGCACACTGCCCGCCCGGCGGCGACGGCCGAACCCGGCGTGGCAAAGCTGAAGCCGGATTGCTGC
The sequence above is drawn from the Mycobacterium marseillense genome and encodes:
- a CDS encoding DUF732 domain-containing protein, with the translated sequence MTRLLALLGAFATIGLAAPAYADPGPDPGGDDGGFVAALQQSGFSFATPGSAVAAGRAVCSCLNNGESGLEVVHDVKTHNPGMDMEMASNFALLSAKFYCPQQLSKT
- a CDS encoding DUF732 domain-containing protein; its protein translation is MRLLLALGVGVSAAVGLASLAHGEPGTTGGDEAGFLASLRSAGITYSTPDGAIKFAKAVCVSMGNGELGPQMMDELKSQNPGLTNEHATSFLAIAAKYYCPQQLNRR